The Candidatus Nitrosocaldus cavascurensis genome segment ATCCTCTTGCTTATGTAATCTATTGCCTCCTTCGTACTTGTAACCTCCCCAGCCTTCTCAAATGAAGGCTCCAACCCATCCTGAATCTCTGGCTTCAACGATACAGCATCTGCTATCTCCTTATCTGTCTCTAACCCTAATGCACGCATCAACACAACCAATGGGATATCAACTGGAGAACCTGAGATCCTTGCAACTATAGAGCCATCCTGCTTCATTATTAGTTCCAACTTGGTTCTATAGCCAACTATTGAGGAGTATATCTTTGCTGTATGTACCTTAACACCGCTAACCTCCTCTATATCAACTATGATCTTGTTGTAGGATAGATCCTCCAGCCCAACTATCACACGCTCTGATCCATTTATTATAAAGTAGCCTCCTGGATCTCTAGGATCTTCATTAACCTCTATGAGCTTGCTCTCAGACATGTTGTGAAGCACGCATAGGTTCGACTTGACCATGACTGGTAGATCTCCTATATGTATGCCTCTAGTCTCAACTATCCTGCCATCCTCCACTATACTGCACTCAACTATTATTGGTGCTGAGTAGGTTAGGTTCCTAAGCCTTGCCTCCATAGGGGTTACGTATGTTATAGAGCCATCTATCTCAGTAACCCTTGGATACTGCAACTTAACCCTACCAAGTTTCACCTTGTATGGATACTCTGGGTTCTCTATCTCTATCTCCCCAACCTCATCTATTATGCTCTGTATCCCCCGCTCTATGAACTCGTTATAGGAGTTGAGATGCTGTTTAGCAACACCTTCCCTAGTCAGGATATCGTATATTATTGGCCAGAAGCCTTGATGCTTGATTGTAGTTGCTGACGTGCTCATATGCTTACCCCTCTACTACATATCTGTAGTATATACTTACCCCTGCTGTTGGGCTCTTCCTTATTATCTTAACTATATCTCCAGGCTTAGCATTAAGGTTCCTTATCGCTGGGTCACTTGCAAGTATGAATGGGAGTTGGTTAGGTTTTACATGGTACCTCTTGAGTACCTCTTCAGCCTCCTCCTTGCTGAGAAGTATATGTTCAGGCACGTACTCATGCCTTATCATCCTATTGCTCATGCATTCTATCACCTACCTAAGAATCTACCCTCGCTAAGACTACTCTAGAACCCAAATTTACACCTTTCCCCTGTATGTTATATCAACCCTCTGAAAATTAGTAATAAATAAGCAAGGGTTGAGGATAAAGCAATATAAAATAAAGGATACACAATGATTAGTAAAATAAATAAATGAATTTAGTTGAACGTTTTGTACATAAAAGATATATACTATTATGTATATAGGGTCTCAATGGCCAGATATAGATCTGCACTAATAGGAACGCTTGTAGCATCTATGATGCTACTTGCAGCACCATTTGCAGTGTATGCACAACAGCAACAGATAACCATAACGCTAGATAAGCAGTCATACAGTACTGGAGATACGCTGAAGGTTACTGGAAAGGTACCTAGGGTCATAACTGGGCTAGATGTCATCATCCAGATAATGAATGAGAGGAATAATCAGGCAGCATTAACACAGGTTACACCAGCAAGCGATGGTAGTTTCAGTGCAGAGTTCAAGCTTGGAGGACCATTCATGAGCAACTCTGGTACATACAAGGTTGTTGTAACATACGGCGATATTCAAAGTAGTGCAGAGTTTGCATTCACTGCACAGGCACAACCAACAGTAAGAGAGTTCAGTGTAAAGATAAGTGGGATACAGGAGGATATAACGCTAAGAGGTACAATAACAGTTGGGAATGTACAATCAGCAACTCTAGATCAAGACTTCAACAGCATAGTGCTACAGCTCTCTGACATCAATACTGATAGCAAGTTGACAATAACTGTACCATCTACTGTGATAAGGGATGAGTTCAGGGCTCAGTTCATGGATGTTGATTTCATAGCATTCAGTGAGGAGACAGATACAGATATTCAAGCCAATGTAACCAAGCATACTGCTAATGAGGCTACACTAGAGATAGATGTTCCTGCTGGTGTTTCGACTTTGGAGATAGTTATTGCTCCAGAGAATATAGCTGTTGTACCAGAGTTTGGTGTGATAGCAGCTCTCATACTTGCTGCTGGTATAGGTACCTTCATAGTAGTCAGTAGAAGGCAGATGGTAAGGGTATTCCCACAGATATAGCATAATTAATTAAAAAATCTATTTATTTATTTATTTTCTATATTAAAAAATTAAGGATTGATCATAATAAATTAGTAATAAATTATTATAAGGAATACATACAGGCTATGCTACCATCAATCAACTTGCTGTTACAGTTATTGGCCTCCTGTACCTATCAACTATATCATCTGGTGTTCTACCAAAGAGTTCTTTACACAATCCCCTAAGATACCTCATTATTGCCCATGTACCAGCCTTTATAAGCATGGTCATGAAGACCTTCATCAATGGTCCATAGGTCTTGTTCCTGACTATTATTGGTATTATATCGTTTATAACCTGAAGGTTATGCTCCCAACAACGCCAGAAGACAGTGAACTGAATCTCATTCAGGTTCCTGAAGTGCATAGAGTTGCGCTCATTGAAGTCTTGGTATAGTAATGGTGCTATCAAGCCCCTCATCCTCATCGCTATAAGACTCTCTATAAGATCAAGGGTATCCCTTGTATCATCTGGACTCTCATCTGGCCAGCCTACTATGAGTGTTAATGCAGGGAACCAGTTGTTCTTGTTCAGTATCCTACACCCTTCCTTCACAACCCATGGCCACTCCTCTGGTGAGAATGGCTTTGTCTTCATACCCAGATGCCTTCTTGCAAGTCTTGGAGAACCAGTCTCTAAACCTAGATTTGTAGCAAGCCATCTCTCATTGCTCATCTCATTTATCCTACTCAACTCCTCTATGAGATCTGGCTTTGCAACAACGCCAGAGAGCGTCATGTGTGTTGTGCCTACGAACCTTGCGCCTAGGGACTTCAAGCCTTGCCATAGGTATGTTATTGCATCCTTGTTTGGTATGAAGTCCTTGTTATCACAGCCGTAGAGGAGTATCTCATCAGATTGAAGCCAGATGCTATCAAAGCCATAGTCAAGGTTTATCCTTGCTTCTCTCTGCAACCTCTCCAGAGGGAAGTCCTTCTTGGAGCGCTTATTAACATCACAAAAGTCACAGCCTCTCCCACATCCCCTCATCGCTTCTATTAGAGAGTTGACCGTTGGACCTTGTATCTCTGGTATGTTATCTATATTCCTGACCATTGCATACACTAATGGCTTCACATTGCCCTGCTCTGCATCCCTGAATAGATCTACTGCTATCTCATCTGCCTCCCCTATCACTACAGAGTCTATGCCATGTATCCTCATCCTATCAGGTTTTGCCAACTCCCATGAGCCATTACCCCCAACCAGAACCTTGAAGTTGTACCTCTTCTTCAACTGGATGATCTTTGCACACATACGCTTGAACTTCATTGCTATATACGATAATTTCTCTGGGCTCATGGTAGTTGTTACTGGGGCCATGCCTAGAGGGT includes the following:
- a CDS encoding B12-binding domain-containing radical SAM protein; protein product: MSGRRIVLTADRSLTTNYRGNFLYGFIACGPYELVPEWVFDKVFCPSVETDPVTGEAKVAQCGLRRIESALLKEYRRDEVFIAHPDMLDRAIGEDTKVVGINVMDPLGMAPVTTTMSPEKLSYIAMKFKRMCAKIIQLKKRYNFKVLVGGNGSWELAKPDRMRIHGIDSVVIGEADEIAVDLFRDAEQGNVKPLVYAMVRNIDNIPEIQGPTVNSLIEAMRGCGRGCDFCDVNKRSKKDFPLERLQREARINLDYGFDSIWLQSDEILLYGCDNKDFIPNKDAITYLWQGLKSLGARFVGTTHMTLSGVVAKPDLIEELSRINEMSNERWLATNLGLETGSPRLARRHLGMKTKPFSPEEWPWVVKEGCRILNKNNWFPALTLIVGWPDESPDDTRDTLDLIESLIAMRMRGLIAPLLYQDFNERNSMHFRNLNEIQFTVFWRCWEHNLQVINDIIPIIVRNKTYGPLMKVFMTMLIKAGTWAIMRYLRGLCKELFGRTPDDIVDRYRRPITVTAS
- a CDS encoding DNA-directed RNA polymerase subunit H; translation: MSNRMIRHEYVPEHILLSKEEAEEVLKRYHVKPNQLPFILASDPAIRNLNAKPGDIVKIIRKSPTAGVSIYYRYVVEG
- a CDS encoding PEFG-CTERM sorting domain-containing protein; its protein translation is MARYRSALIGTLVASMMLLAAPFAVYAQQQQITITLDKQSYSTGDTLKVTGKVPRVITGLDVIIQIMNERNNQAALTQVTPASDGSFSAEFKLGGPFMSNSGTYKVVVTYGDIQSSAEFAFTAQAQPTVREFSVKISGIQEDITLRGTITVGNVQSATLDQDFNSIVLQLSDINTDSKLTITVPSTVIRDEFRAQFMDVDFIAFSEETDTDIQANVTKHTANEATLEIDVPAGVSTLEIVIAPENIAVVPEFGVIAALILAAGIGTFIVVSRRQMVRVFPQI